In the genome of Tropicibacter oceani, one region contains:
- a CDS encoding TraB/GumN family protein, translating to MLRLIAPLIALTVLAAPAFAACQGNDLRPAMDMDQQARLAERLDGRPYSTGNHWTAEKDGERLHLIGTVHLQDPRLDAPVARLTPLIESAAMVLVELTTQGRDALTASMAREPGIMILQDTTLPELMTEDDWQLLSSAVTARGVPPFVAAKFQPWYVSMLLSMPACLAQDLATQQGLDFQIETRADAAGVPTRALEDFDAAIRIFGEIPIEVQITMLRAALIAPEGAEDLLETLMAAYAEERHAESWLVTTLLAAGADGVSDTQNDAAEAAFEQRLLTERNIAWIPVIEQALADTDGPVIAAFGAAHLSGENGVLNLLAQKGYRLTRQPF from the coding sequence ATGCTCCGTCTGATTGCCCCCCTCATCGCCCTGACCGTCCTTGCCGCGCCGGCCTTTGCCGCCTGTCAGGGCAACGACCTGCGCCCCGCGATGGACATGGACCAACAGGCCCGGCTGGCCGAGCGGCTTGACGGCCGCCCCTACAGCACGGGAAACCACTGGACCGCCGAAAAGGATGGCGAACGACTGCACCTGATCGGCACCGTCCACCTGCAGGACCCGCGCCTTGACGCCCCCGTGGCGCGGCTGACCCCGCTGATCGAAAGCGCGGCAATGGTTCTTGTGGAACTGACCACGCAGGGGCGCGACGCGCTGACCGCCAGCATGGCCCGCGAACCCGGGATCATGATCTTGCAGGACACGACCCTGCCCGAATTGATGACCGAGGATGACTGGCAGCTTTTGTCCAGCGCCGTTACGGCCCGGGGCGTGCCGCCCTTTGTCGCCGCGAAATTCCAGCCCTGGTACGTTTCGATGCTGCTGAGCATGCCGGCCTGCCTCGCGCAGGACCTGGCCACGCAACAGGGGCTGGATTTCCAGATCGAAACCCGGGCCGATGCCGCAGGCGTGCCCACGCGCGCGCTGGAAGACTTCGATGCTGCCATCAGGATCTTTGGCGAAATTCCGATCGAGGTTCAGATCACCATGCTGCGCGCCGCCCTGATCGCCCCCGAAGGGGCAGAGGACCTGCTGGAAACGCTGATGGCGGCCTATGCCGAGGAACGCCATGCCGAAAGCTGGCTGGTCACCACGTTGCTGGCCGCCGGCGCCGATGGCGTCTCTGACACCCAAAACGATGCGGCCGAGGCGGCCTTTGAACAACGGCTGCTGACGGAACGCAACATCGCCTGGATACCGGTGATCGAACAGGCCCTGGCCGATACCGACGGCCCGGTGATCGCCGCCTTTGGCGCCGCCCACCTGTCAGGCGAGAACGGCGTGCTCAACCTGCTTGCGCAAAAGGGCTACCGCCTGACGCGGCAGCCCTTCTAG